A single region of the Candidatus Nealsonbacteria bacterium genome encodes:
- the mrdA gene encoding penicillin-binding protein 2: protein MYEFNLSKGLKNKKIKTFFKENIEPEEIILDNLAKNQEEKAGLSDKKIETPFSKKTLFGFYIFVLLLFFSFFLRTFQFQVIQKENFLAQARANKFIIHSLGASRGVIYDRNWQQLVFNKPSFDLIYNKLEMSKSESEKKEILKEVSLILGINPAELEKQIKESANHLVPIVKNLDHQNLIILKANIDGLTGFQILESRVREYKDGPVFSHLLGYTAQITPPELRKEPDVYSIFDYVGRTGLERSYQAILRKNSGELRLKRDALGNIISQEIVSLPESGKSLVLWLDADLQRKLKQELESKRKELGASGAVAIAMDPRTGGLLSLVSLPNFDNNLFQRGADPKSLQALLQDPKKLNPLFNRAIAGRYLIGSTIKPLIALAALEEKIISPEKQLYTRGFIEIPHQYAPGTAFRFRDWTNHGRVDMKKAIAQSSNVYFYTIGGGYGDQKGLGPTKIKEYLNLFGWGKKTGIDLPGEVAGFIPDREWKRRVWGEPWWDGDTYNLSIGQGYISITPLEITAAFGAVANGGILYQPRVVKKIVDTSMSYPYNIIERFEPEIIRQNFVDPKNLEIVRKGMRQAVTGENSPRASAVMLNSLPVTAAAKTGTAELGNDRYHNWVTIFAPYEDPEIVLTVMIENTKGIQLAVLPVAKEILEWYFNQQPSK, encoded by the coding sequence ATGTACGAATTTAATTTATCAAAAGGGCTAAAAAACAAAAAAATCAAGACGTTTTTTAAAGAAAACATTGAACCGGAAGAAATCATTTTAGATAATTTAGCCAAAAATCAAGAAGAAAAAGCCGGTTTATCTGACAAAAAAATTGAGACCCCGTTTTCTAAAAAAACTCTTTTTGGCTTCTATATTTTTGTTTTACTTTTATTTTTTTCTTTTTTCTTGCGAACCTTTCAATTTCAAGTAATCCAAAAGGAGAATTTTTTGGCTCAAGCCCGGGCAAACAAATTTATTATTCACTCCCTTGGCGCTTCCCGGGGCGTTATTTATGATAGAAATTGGCAGCAACTGGTTTTTAACAAGCCGAGTTTTGATTTAATTTACAATAAATTGGAGATGTCAAAATCCGAATCGGAAAAAAAAGAAATTTTAAAAGAGGTTTCCTTGATTCTTGGAATAAATCCAGCCGAGCTTGAAAAACAAATCAAAGAAAGCGCAAATCATTTGGTTCCAATAGTTAAAAATCTTGACCATCAAAATTTAATTATCTTAAAAGCAAACATTGACGGATTAACGGGATTTCAAATTTTAGAGAGCCGGGTCAGAGAATATAAAGACGGCCCGGTTTTTTCCCATTTGCTCGGCTATACAGCCCAAATAACCCCGCCAGAATTAAGAAAAGAGCCGGATGTTTATTCCATTTTTGATTATGTTGGTCGGACGGGCTTGGAAAGGTCTTATCAAGCAATTTTAAGAAAAAATTCAGGAGAACTTCGCTTAAAAAGAGACGCATTGGGAAACATTATTTCCCAGGAGATAGTTTCTTTGCCAGAGTCCGGCAAAAGTTTGGTCTTATGGCTTGATGCTGACCTACAGAGAAAACTCAAACAAGAGTTAGAAAGCAAGCGCAAAGAACTTGGAGCCAGCGGCGCAGTTGCCATAGCTATGGACCCAAGAACCGGCGGCTTGCTCTCTTTGGTTTCTCTTCCTAATTTTGACAATAATTTATTCCAAAGAGGGGCAGACCCCAAATCTCTTCAAGCCCTTTTACAAGACCCCAAAAAACTTAACCCGCTTTTTAATCGGGCAATTGCCGGAAGATACCTAATTGGTTCTACTATCAAGCCCTTGATTGCTTTAGCCGCTTTAGAAGAAAAAATAATCAGCCCTGAAAAACAACTTTATACCCGGGGCTTTATTGAAATTCCCCATCAGTATGCTCCGGGAACTGCTTTTCGGTTTAGGGACTGGACCAATCACGGCCGGGTAGATATGAAAAAAGCCATTGCTCAGTCCTCTAATGTCTACTTTTATACAATCGGCGGAGGGTATGGGGACCAAAAGGGTTTGGGACCAACAAAAATAAAAGAATATCTCAACCTATTTGGCTGGGGCAAAAAAACAGGAATTGATTTGCCGGGCGAGGTCGCCGGTTTTATTCCTGATAGAGAATGGAAAAGAAGGGTTTGGGGCGAGCCCTGGTGGGACGGTGACACTTACAACCTTTCAATTGGTCAGGGATATATTTCAATTACTCCCTTAGAGATAACAGCTGCTTTTGGAGCAGTTGCTAATGGCGGTATATTGTATCAACCCCGGGTTGTTAAAAAAATAGTTGACACTTCAATGAGTTATCCTTACAATATAATTGAACGTTTTGAACCGGAAATTATCCGTCAAAATTTTGTAGACCCAAAAAACCTGGAAATTGTCAGGAAAGGAATGAGGCAGGCGGTAACCGGAGAAAATAGTCCCCGGGCCTCAGCCGTAATGTTAAATTCTTTGCCTG
- the mreD gene encoding rod shape-determining protein MreD produces the protein MKKVLIFCLGFYILALLQASFFPGLGLSGPIFNFILIFVLLSNLLENPRKYNGITSAFWGGFFLDIFSENPIGLNLLILPLLAILIKIILRKYVRI, from the coding sequence ATGAAAAAGGTCTTGATTTTTTGTCTCGGTTTTTATATTTTAGCCCTTTTGCAAGCCAGTTTTTTCCCCGGGCTGGGTTTAAGCGGACCGATTTTCAATTTCATTTTAATTTTTGTTCTTCTTTCAAATTTATTAGAAAATCCCCGAAAATATAACGGCATAACTTCTGCTTTTTGGGGCGGATTTTTTTTAGATATTTTTTCCGAAAATCCGATTGGTTTAAATCTTTTAATTTTACCGCTCCTGGCAATCCTGATTAAAATAATTTTAAGAAAATATGTACGAATTTAA
- a CDS encoding rod shape-determining protein MreC → MKIPFRLKTPLKTPLKTPLKIGLISVFLITFLFVLNLTEFSQKVKNFFYLISSPIQKGLWYAGDALSDFSEGIFQARDLIKKQEQLKSEIQKLTARNFALLDLEKENKILREALNIGLEKEFKLTFSNVIGKDISQDFILIDKGKKDGIQVGFPVITEEKILCGKISRVFPDFSKVMLLSHQEISFDVKLLFPNFSNPEINNKVGEAKGLL, encoded by the coding sequence ATGAAAATTCCTTTCCGATTAAAAACTCCATTAAAAACTCCATTGAAAACCCCATTGAAAATCGGACTCATTTCAGTTTTTTTAATTACATTTCTTTTTGTTTTGAATTTAACCGAATTTTCTCAAAAAGTAAAAAACTTTTTTTATCTAATTTCTTCCCCGATTCAAAAAGGATTATGGTATGCCGGAGATGCTCTTTCCGATTTTTCTGAAGGAATTTTTCAAGCCCGAGATTTAATAAAAAAACAGGAACAATTAAAATCAGAAATCCAAAAATTAACAGCCAGAAATTTCGCTCTTTTGGACCTGGAAAAAGAAAATAAAATTTTAAGGGAAGCGTTAAACATCGGCTTGGAAAAAGAATTTAAACTGACTTTCTCCAATGTTATTGGTAAAGACATTTCCCAGGACTTTATTTTAATTGATAAGGGAAAAAAAGACGGCATTCAGGTTGGTTTTCCCGTTATCACTGAGGAAAAAATTCTTTGCGGAAAAATTAGCCGAGTTTTTCCCGATTTCTCAAAAGTAATGCTTCTTTCCCATCAAGAGATTTCTTTTGATGTTAAGCTTTTATTTCCGAATTTTTCAAATCCTGAAATAAACAATAAAGTAGGGGAAGCAAAAGGTCTTTTGCA